Proteins encoded by one window of Cloeon dipterum chromosome 4, ieCloDipt1.1, whole genome shotgun sequence:
- the LOC135943734 gene encoding receptor-type tyrosine-protein phosphatase gamma-like, with protein sequence MNNFLDEQFKKFPRGQTQPWEVGTKPENLKKNRYNILYAYDSSRVKLDLLPGDQHSDYINANYVDGFERPKAYIASQGPMASTVDDFWRMVWQEKVSLIVMLTNLTEDIKVKCEKYWPDADQEGKFGRLTVRNMREEINADYVSRDLIVLREKTKKIVQQLHYTNWPNNGEPLYPQSIAIFVEKISHCQRNECAPILVHCSAGIGRTGTVILIDACLKMFRSRGQLDVISIFTQMRKQRVNLVNTLEQFKFVHLVLLESILNPKFEIHCDNFSEEYKQLTSNSNKKIKKNLDLLTNICNKDFQRADKPAEIEADKCRNPDFISTSSAIVSLFPYGNVTTMNFINAVFVDGYKRAKQFIVTQVPMKNTVWDFWRMIDQFNVKQIIVLNDSHYSYGDFLPTKKRKLDFDEIQVVLDSTDEEKHVKSHEITLNAVKYLFRFTIWLK encoded by the exons ATGAACAATTTCCTTGACGAGCAATTTAAG AAATTCCCGCGGGGCCAAACGCAACCGTGGGAAGTTGGCACCaaaccagaaaatttgaaaaagaatcgTTACAATATTTTGTACGCGTATGACTCTTCCCGAGTGAAGCTGGACCTTCTTCCTGGCGACCAACACTCTGACTACATCAATGCCAACTACGTTGAc ggaTTCGAACGACCAAAGGCGTACATTGCAAGTCAAGGGCCAATGGCGAGCACCGTTGATGACTTTTGGAGAATGGTGTGGCAGGAAAAAGTGTCCTTGATCGTGATGCTTACAAATCTTACAGAGGACATAAaa gTTAAATGCGAAAAATACTGGCCCGACGCCGATCAGGAAGGCAAATTCGGCCGTTTGACTGTTCGCAATATGAGAGAGGAGATCAACGCCGATTATGTTTCAAGAGATCTAATAGTTTTGCGCGAAAAAACgaagaaaatc GTTCAGCAACTGCACTACACCAATTGGCCCAATAACGGAGAACCACTCTATCCACAGTCGATAGCCATTTtcgtggaaaaaatatctcattgtcagcgcaATGAATGCGCCCCGATATTGGTGCACTGCAg TGCTGGAATTGGAAGAACTGGCACTGTGATTTTGATTGACGCATGCCTTAAAATGTTTCGTTCGCGCGGTCAACTCGATGTCATCAGCATTTTCACGCAGATGAGAAAACAAAGAGTCAATCTGGTCAACACCTTG gaacaattcaaatttgtgcACCTGGTTCTCTTGGAAAGCATTTTGAACCCAAAGTTTGAAATACACTGCGACAATTTTTCTGAAGAATACAAACAACTTACG TCAAATAGCAACAAGAAGATCAAAAAGAATTTGGATTTGCTCACGAACATTTGCAACAAAGACTTCCAAAGGGCTGACAAACCGGCCGAGATTGAAGCGGACAAGTGCAGGAaccctgattttatttcca caTCGAGCGCCATAGTTTCGCTCTTCCCCTACGGAAATGTCACGACGATGAATTTCATAAACGCCGTTTTCGTCGACGGATACAAGAGGGCAAAGCAGTTCATTGTTACTCAAGTGCCCATGAAAAACACTGTCTGGGATTTTTGGAGGATGATTGACCAGTTCAACGTCAAGCAAATCATCGTCCTTAATGACTCGCACTATTCTTAC GGGGATTTCCTTCCTACAAAAAAACGCAAGCTTGACTTCGATGAAATTCAAGTCGTTTTGGATAGCACCGACGAAGAAAAACACGTGAAGAGCCATGAAATCACACTGAATGCTGTAAAATATCTATTTCGTTTTACTATttggctgaaataa